One Chaetodon trifascialis isolate fChaTrf1 chromosome 13, fChaTrf1.hap1, whole genome shotgun sequence DNA segment encodes these proteins:
- the LOC139341081 gene encoding lutropin-choriogonadotropic hormone receptor-like: MAPRAVLLLVALSGVLNVRSCWAFTCPTICRCSADTFQCSRDTQLASRARTTSVPRLRLTHLPLKEVPTHAFKDLTNITIIEISQSDCIRQIHRHAFLSLHSLAQISVQNINSLRVIEKGAFTDLPKLEYLSISNTGVMHFPDFTTISSLAPNIILEMADNMRIDIIPANSFQGITEEYVDMNLVRNSFREIRSHAFNGTKLNTLILRDNRYLSAIQEDAFEGATGPVFLDVSSTALSSLPPKGLKQVRFLKAGSAFALKTLPPLESLAELLEAELTYPSHCCAFHTWHRKQRESALKNFTKLCDLSKTDIEPTADGMSLIDDINFQYPDLEFDCLNNPFVKCTPKPDAFNPCEDLLGFPFLRCLTWIITVFAVAGNLAVLVVLLISHHKLTISRFLMCNLAVADLCMGLYLMLIAFMDYLSRREYYNHATDWQTGPGCGIAGFLTVFASELSVYTLTVISLERWHTITNAMHVNKRLRMHHVAAIMGAGWGLSLLIALLPLVGVSSYSKVSICLPMDIDTLGSQVYVVAVLILNVVAFLVVCYCYICIYVSVHNPEHSTRHGDTKIAKRMAVLIFTDFVCMAPISFFAISAALRMPLITVSHSKILLILFYPINSLCNPFLYTLFTRAFRKDVCRLLSRCGHCRANADFHRSQTLASHLNSARKKSTRKPHSLSFYAYHIKMKGCFLSKGTA; the protein is encoded by the exons ATGGCTCCGCGGGCGGTCTTGCTCCTGGTCGCGCTGTCCGGTGTCCTGAATGTGCGCTCCTGCTGGGCTTTTACCTGTCCGACCATCTGCCGCTGCAGCGCCGACACTTTCCAATGCAGCAGAGACACTCAGCTGGCCTCCCGGGCAAGAACAACATCCGTGCCTCGACT AAGGCTAACTCATCTGCCCTTGAAAGAAGTCCCGACTCATGCCTTCAAGGATCTCACCAACATTACAATAAT CGAGATTTCCCAGAGCGACTGCATCAGACAGATACACAGGCATGCCTTCCTTTCCCTCCACAGCCTGGCTCAAAT TTCTGTGCAGAATATCAACAGTCTGAGGGTTATTGAAAAAGGGGCCTTCACAGACCTGCCCAAGCTGGAATATTT GAGCATCTCGAACACAGGGGTGATGCACTTCCCAGACTTCACAACCATCTCTTCCTTGGCGCCAAATATTATCCT AGAAATGGCAGATAACATGAGGATCGACATCATTCCTGCCAATTCTTTCCAGGGTATCACAGAGGAGTATGTTGACAT GAACCTGGTTAGAAACAGCTTCAGAGAAATCAGATCTCATGCATTTAATGGAACCAAGCTCAACACACT AATTTTGAGAGACAACAGGTATCTCAGCGCCATTCAAGAAGATGCCTTTGAAGGAGCCACAGGTCCAGTTTTTCT GGATGTTTCCTCCACAGCTCTGAGTTCCCTGCCCCCTAAAGGGTTGAAGCAGGTGAGGTTTCTGAAAGCCGGATCTGCCTTCGCGCTGAagaccctccctcctctggagagcctggctgagctgctggaggctgaGCTCACATACCCCAGCCACTGCTGTGCCTTCCACACATGGCATCGGAAACAAAG aGAAAGTGCCTTAAAGAACTTCACTAAGTTATGTGATCTCAGCAAAACTGACAT AGAGCCCACAGCAGATGGCATGAGTCTTATTGATGACATCAACTTCCAGTATCCAGACTTGGAGTTTGATTGTCTCAACAACCCTTTTGTCAAGTGCACGCCAAAGCCAGATGCTTTTAACCCCTGTGAGGACCTGCTGGGCTTCCCCTTCCTGCGCTGTCTCACCTGGATCATCACTGTTTTCGCTGTGGCTGGTAACCTGGCTGTTCTGGTTGTTCTGCTAATCAGCCACCAtaagctaaccatctccagGTTTCTCATGTGTAACCTGGCCGTCGCCGACCTGTGCATGGGGCTCTACCTAATGCTCATTGCCTTCATGGACTACCTCTCCCGTCGGGAGTACTACAACCATGCCACGGACTGGCAGACAGGGCCCGGATGTGGCATCGCAGGGTTTTTGACAGTGTTTGCCAGCGAGCTGTCAGTATATACACTGACTGTGATCAGCCTTGAACGTTGGCACACCATCACCAATGCAATGCATGTCAACAAGAGGCTGCGGATGCACCATGTGGCAGCCATCATGGGGGCAGGCTGGGGCCTCTCTCTGCTGATTGCCCTGCTCCCTCTTGTGGGAGTCAGCAGTTACAGCAAAGTGAGCATCTGTCTGCCCATGGACATCGACACACTGGGCTCTCAGGTTTACGTGGTGGCTGTGCTCATTCTCAATGTTGTCGCCTTCCTGGTGGTCTGCTATTGTTACATATGCATATATGTGAGTGTTCACAACCCAGAGCACTCCACCCGTCACGGAGACACCAAGATTGCCAAGCGCATGGCTGTGCTCATTTTCACCGATTTTGTGTGCATGGCGCCAATCTCCTTTTTCGCCATCTCTGCAGCCCTACGTATGCCCCTCATAACCGTGTCTCACTCAAAGATCCTGCTCATCCTTTTTTATCCCATCAACTCCCTCTGCAACCCCTTCTTGTACACGCTCTTCACACGGGCTTTCAGGAAGGACGTGTGCCGGCTGCTGAGTCGCTGCGGCCACTGCCGTGCCAATGCCGACTTCCACAGATCACAGACCCTGGCTTCGCACCTCAACTCTGCCCGAAAAAAGTCCACCAGAAAACCTCACTCACTTAGCTTCTATGCCTATCACATTAAGATGAAGGGTTGCTTTCTAAGCAAGGGAACCGCATGA